A stretch of the Vitis vinifera cultivar Pinot Noir 40024 chromosome 16, ASM3070453v1 genome encodes the following:
- the LOC100255723 gene encoding pentatricopeptide repeat-containing protein At1g55630 isoform X2, protein MILTMNSIALFGPRLFRIFPCFCRSSRSFSTKNSDGGEMDDGFMRVKNGGEMDDKFMRIENGGEMDDGFMRIEKPLSEAWGVSNFDPVSDENPDSDNGIGSSSPAEFLAGKGYFDNMRLDASRVLQILQQDCPGFSTKAALDELQIRVSGGLVREVLLEILKTVNYTNKERCAKLGYKFFMWSGQQENYRHTVNAYHLIMKIFAESDEFKAMWRLVDEMIEQGFPVTARTFQILICTCGEAGLARRAVERLGKLDQFHRLLEELGTNGFSPDFHTFNILLHLLGKGNKPLAALDLLNHMKEVGFDPSVLHFTTLIDGLSRAGNLDACKYFFDEMIKLGCMPDVVCYTVMITGYIVAGELEMAQGLFEEMTVKGQLPNVFTYNSMIRGLCMAEKFEEARSMLKEMESRGCNPNFLVYNTLVGNLRNAGKLKEAHEVIRHMVDKGQYVHLLSKFKGYRRC, encoded by the exons ATGATTCTTACAATGAATTCTATTGCTCTATTTGGCCCAAGATTGTTTCGGATATTTCCCTGTTTTTGCCGTTCTTCTCGGTCATTTTCCACTAAGAACTCTGACGGCGGCGAAATGGATGATGGATTCATGAGGGTAAAGAATGGCGGCGAAATGGATGATAAATTCATGAGGATAGAGAATGGGGGCGAAATGGATGATGGATTCATGAGGATAGAGAAACCATTGAGTGAAGCTTGGGGGGTTTCTAATTTTGATCCTGTTTCAGATGAAAACCCTGATTCAGATAATGGCATTGGAAGCTCTTCCCCTGCTGAATTCTTGGCGGGGAAAGGTTATTTTGACAATATGAGGCTTGATGCTAGTAGggttcttcaaattcttcaacaagATTGCCCGGGATTCAGTACAAAAGCAGCTCTCGATGAGTTGCAAATAAGGGTTTCAGGTGGTCTTGTGAGAGAAGTTCTGTTAGAGATATTGAAAACAGTGAATTACACAAATAAGGAACGGTGTGCCAAATTGGGGTACAAGTTCTTCATGTGGTCTGGTCAGCAGGAAAATTATAGGCATACTGTGAATGCATACCATCTGATAATGAAGATTTTTGCAGAATCTGATGAGTTTAAAGCCATGTGGAGATTGGTTGATGAGATGATTGAGCAAGGGTTTCCAGTTACAGCGAGAACATTCCAGATTTTGATATGTACTTGTGGTGAGGCGGGATTGGCAAGGAGAGCTGTGGAGAG GTTGGGGAAATTGGATCAATTCCATAGATTGCTTGAAGaattgggtacaaatgggtttTCCCCAGATTTTCATACATTTAATatccttcttcatcttcttggAAAAGGGAACAAGCCACTTGCAGCACTTGATCTTTTGAATCATATGAAAGAAGTTGGTTTTGATCCAAGCGTTCTTCACTTCACCACATTGATAGATGGACTGAGTCGGGCTGGGAACTTGGATGCCTGCAAGTATTTTTTTGATGAGATGATTAAGCTTGGATGTATGCCTGATGTTGTTTGCTATACTGTTATGATCACAGGATATATTGTGGCTGGGGAACTTGAGATGGCTCAGGGATTGTTTGAAGAGATGACTGTGAAAGGACAATTACCAAATGTATTTACGTACAATTCTATGATCCGTGGGCTATGTATGGCAGAGAAGTTTGAGGAGGCACGCTCCATGCTTAAAGAAATGGAATCTAGAGGTTGTAATCCGAATTTTCTTGTGTACAATACCCTAGTTGGTAATCTGCGAAATGCTGGAAAGCTTAAAGAGGCTCATGAAGTAATAAGACATATGGTGGATAAGGGTCAATATGTCCATCTGCTTTCAAAATTCAAGGGATATAGGAGATGCTAA
- the LOC100255723 gene encoding pentatricopeptide repeat-containing protein At1g55630 isoform X1, whose product MILTMNSIALFGPRLFRIFPCFCRSSRSFSTKNSDGGEMDDGFMRVKNGGEMDDKFMRIENGGEMDDGFMRIEKPLSEAWGVSNFDPVSDENPDSDNGIGSSSPAEFLAGKGYFDNMRLDASRVLQILQQDCPGFSTKAALDELQIRVSGGLVREVLLEILKTVNYTNKERCAKLGYKFFMWSGQQENYRHTVNAYHLIMKIFAESDEFKAMWRLVDEMIEQGFPVTARTFQILICTCGEAGLARRAVERFVKSKNFNYRPFKHSYNAILHCLLCLKQYKLVEWVYQQMLLEDYSPDILTYNIVMCTKYRLGKLDQFHRLLEELGTNGFSPDFHTFNILLHLLGKGNKPLAALDLLNHMKEVGFDPSVLHFTTLIDGLSRAGNLDACKYFFDEMIKLGCMPDVVCYTVMITGYIVAGELEMAQGLFEEMTVKGQLPNVFTYNSMIRGLCMAEKFEEARSMLKEMESRGCNPNFLVYNTLVGNLRNAGKLKEAHEVIRHMVDKGQYVHLLSKFKGYRRC is encoded by the coding sequence ATGATTCTTACAATGAATTCTATTGCTCTATTTGGCCCAAGATTGTTTCGGATATTTCCCTGTTTTTGCCGTTCTTCTCGGTCATTTTCCACTAAGAACTCTGACGGCGGCGAAATGGATGATGGATTCATGAGGGTAAAGAATGGCGGCGAAATGGATGATAAATTCATGAGGATAGAGAATGGGGGCGAAATGGATGATGGATTCATGAGGATAGAGAAACCATTGAGTGAAGCTTGGGGGGTTTCTAATTTTGATCCTGTTTCAGATGAAAACCCTGATTCAGATAATGGCATTGGAAGCTCTTCCCCTGCTGAATTCTTGGCGGGGAAAGGTTATTTTGACAATATGAGGCTTGATGCTAGTAGggttcttcaaattcttcaacaagATTGCCCGGGATTCAGTACAAAAGCAGCTCTCGATGAGTTGCAAATAAGGGTTTCAGGTGGTCTTGTGAGAGAAGTTCTGTTAGAGATATTGAAAACAGTGAATTACACAAATAAGGAACGGTGTGCCAAATTGGGGTACAAGTTCTTCATGTGGTCTGGTCAGCAGGAAAATTATAGGCATACTGTGAATGCATACCATCTGATAATGAAGATTTTTGCAGAATCTGATGAGTTTAAAGCCATGTGGAGATTGGTTGATGAGATGATTGAGCAAGGGTTTCCAGTTACAGCGAGAACATTCCAGATTTTGATATGTACTTGTGGTGAGGCGGGATTGGCAAGGAGAGCTGTGGAGAGGTTTGTAAAGtcgaaaaattttaattataggCCATTTAAGCATTCATATAATGCAATTCTACATTGCCTTCTTTGTTTAAAGCAGTACAAATTGGTAGAATGGGTTTATCAACAGATGTTACTTGAGGATTATTCTCCTGATATTTTAACTTATAACATAGTTATGTGTACAAAATATAGGTTGGGGAAATTGGATCAATTCCATAGATTGCTTGAAGaattgggtacaaatgggtttTCCCCAGATTTTCATACATTTAATatccttcttcatcttcttggAAAAGGGAACAAGCCACTTGCAGCACTTGATCTTTTGAATCATATGAAAGAAGTTGGTTTTGATCCAAGCGTTCTTCACTTCACCACATTGATAGATGGACTGAGTCGGGCTGGGAACTTGGATGCCTGCAAGTATTTTTTTGATGAGATGATTAAGCTTGGATGTATGCCTGATGTTGTTTGCTATACTGTTATGATCACAGGATATATTGTGGCTGGGGAACTTGAGATGGCTCAGGGATTGTTTGAAGAGATGACTGTGAAAGGACAATTACCAAATGTATTTACGTACAATTCTATGATCCGTGGGCTATGTATGGCAGAGAAGTTTGAGGAGGCACGCTCCATGCTTAAAGAAATGGAATCTAGAGGTTGTAATCCGAATTTTCTTGTGTACAATACCCTAGTTGGTAATCTGCGAAATGCTGGAAAGCTTAAAGAGGCTCATGAAGTAATAAGACATATGGTGGATAAGGGTCAATATGTCCATCTGCTTTCAAAATTCAAGGGATATAGGAGATGCTAA
- the LOC100250657 gene encoding heavy metal-associated isoprenylated plant protein 39 isoform X1, with translation MAQQKVVLKVMTMSDDKTKQKAMEAAADIYGVDSIAADMKEQKLTVIGVMDAVAVVKKLKKVGKVDIISVGPAKEEKKEEKKEEKKEEKKEEKKEEKKEDKKEEKKDEKK, from the exons ATGGCTCAG CAGAAGGTGGTGTTGAAGGTCATGACCATGAGTGATGACAAGACCAAGCAGAAAGCCATGGAAGCTGCAGCTGATATTTATG GAGTTGATTCAATTGCTGCTGATATGAAGGAGCAGAAGCTAACTGTAATTGGAGTGATGGATGCAGTTGCAGTGGTGAAGAAACTGAAGAAAGTAGGCAAAGTCGACATAATATCAGTTGGGCCAGCCAAAGAGGagaagaaagaggagaagaaagaagagaagaaggaagagaaaaaggaagaaaagaaagaggaaaagaaagaagacaagaaagaagagaaaaaggatgagaaaaaataa
- the LOC100250657 gene encoding heavy metal-associated isoprenylated plant protein 39 isoform X2, producing MAQKVVLKVMTMSDDKTKQKAMEAAADIYGVDSIAADMKEQKLTVIGVMDAVAVVKKLKKVGKVDIISVGPAKEEKKEEKKEEKKEEKKEEKKEEKKEDKKEEKKDEKK from the exons ATGGCTCAG AAGGTGGTGTTGAAGGTCATGACCATGAGTGATGACAAGACCAAGCAGAAAGCCATGGAAGCTGCAGCTGATATTTATG GAGTTGATTCAATTGCTGCTGATATGAAGGAGCAGAAGCTAACTGTAATTGGAGTGATGGATGCAGTTGCAGTGGTGAAGAAACTGAAGAAAGTAGGCAAAGTCGACATAATATCAGTTGGGCCAGCCAAAGAGGagaagaaagaggagaagaaagaagagaagaaggaagagaaaaaggaagaaaagaaagaggaaaagaaagaagacaagaaagaagagaaaaaggatgagaaaaaataa
- the LOC100245535 gene encoding heavy metal-associated isoprenylated plant protein 31, with protein MSMVEVRVPNLDCEGCASKLKKALFKLKGVEEVDIEMEMQKITVRGYLVEEKKVLKAIKRAGKAVEPWPFPGYSHFASFYKYPSHIVNHYYETSGNGVNSNVHTFFQTPAIYSVAVASDEAVASLFSDENVHACTIM; from the exons ATGTCT ATGGTGGAGGTAAGAGTTCCAAACTTGGACTGTGAGGGATGTGCTTCCAAGCTAAAGAAAGCTCTCTTCAAGCTCAAAg gAGTAGAGGAAGTTGACATAGAAATGGAGATGCAGAAAATCACAGTAAGAGGCTACTTAGTAGAGGAAAAGAAGGTGCTAAAGGCCATTAAGCGCGCCGGAAAAGCAGTGGAGCCGTGGCCATTTCCGGGATACTCGCACTTTGCCTCATTCTACAAGTACCCAAGTCACATTGTGAACCATTACTATGAGACATCCGGTAATGGAGTGAATTCAAATGTACATACATTCTTCCAAACCCCTGCCATTTACTCCGTCGCCGTGGCCTCCGATGAGGCCGTCGCTTCCCTTTTTAGCGACGAAAATGTGCATGCTTGCACCATCATGTGA